The genomic window CCACCTGCACCAAGGTCTAAACATGGAGAAGAAATCAGACCAGCATTAAGTAATTTTTTAATATATTCAAAATCTGCTCCTATCATTTCACTCATCTCCTATGTTAGTTCTAATAACAAGTTCATATAGTTCTTTTCTTAGAAAAAGTGCATCAGTACCGACTATCACACCATTAGAACCTCTAACAAAGTCATATAAATTAAAAAGATAATAACCATATTGACTCAGTAAGCCGCAAAGCTCATAAAAGATAACCTGATCATTATAAATCTCAGTGAAAGACACTTCAGTATAAATTAAATCAATATGAGCGCCTTTAAGCATATTCTCAGCACCAATTAATACCTTGTCTTCTGTCCCCTGAGTATCCATTTTAAGAATATCAATATTAAACACATTATGGACTGTGCATATGTTATCAATCGTGTTGATAGGAACATTTATTACGCGCTTTACCTCAAAGTAAGTTTCTGGATAGAAGTAAGACACCTGATCTGATGGTGCTAGAAGTGAAGCAGTTTGACCACCTGTATCATAAAAATCGCTACTTCTTAATTCACAATCCAGAGCAATATTGAAAGGAATTATCATTGAGTCTTTCTTAGCTAAAGTTACTATCTCGTTATAACAACTCTTAGAAGGTTCAAAAGAATATACGGTTGCCAAAGAAAATAGACTTCTATACTTAGCTGCTGATTGTCCAATATTTGCACCAACATCAAAGACAACTTTAACATCTTTAGCTAAAATTTGACAAATTCTCTTTTGTTCGTTAAAAGCATCTTGTATCTCTCCTACTACTTTGAAGGAAGGTTTTCGACTAATTTCGTATCCCAACTGATTGATAAATTCTGCAAGTCTGCGTTTAATTAAGGACATATGTGATTAACTCAGCAATCTATAAAGTATTTCGTATTTGATTAGCTATACTTTCATCCATAAACAAGAAGTTATGTACTGACCAGTTATCATAACCAGTTTCGCTAACCTCGACAACCTCGTGTTTGGAAATTCTACGAAATAATCCATCTGCAGTAAAGCATTCGTAACCGGTTTTCCAAAAAAAATCAAAGGTGGCAATAAGATTTGGATTGATCTTAATGCTCTGAGGCTGATGCTCTTTAGTTGCAATTTCTACCATCCAAATGGGTTTGGGTTTTAGTAATAAGTGCTTGGTTGCACCTTCTAATACATTTTTTTCTGCACCTTCAACATCTATTAGAACAAAACATTGTTTACCTGAAAGCCTGTCGCACAGAATATTATCTAGGGTTGTAGTAGGAATAGTCCTGACATAGTGCTCCGGTATCCCCATCCACCCCTTGACCAACGATGCTCCTTTCGCACCACCATAAATATCTACTAGACCCACTTTATTACTTAGAGCAAGTGGAAAAATCTCGATACTCTCATCCCATTTGTTAGCACTGATATTCTTAGTAAGATACTGTACGTTCAAATCAATTGGTTCAAAAGCAAAAACATATTTACCTAACTTTAGAGCTAGACAACAGTAATAGCCAATGTTTGCACCGATATTAATAAAAACATCTACTTTTTCTAAACATTTGACTGCGACATTCCATTCTCTAGTCTCAAATAGTCCTTGTTGCATAACTGGATCACCAGAAAATTTGAAACCCATTGGTGTATCTTTGGGTGTTTCTGAAAGAAATTGTCTATCTCGCGAGATTCGATACATCTGTGCTAAACTTGGAAACCGATCAACTAACGGCTTCAAAACTTTGACTATTTGCATAAATTTATAAAGTCGAAAGTTACTCAGAATTTAATGCAATGCTAAACTAACTGATTGCTAAAAAAAGATGAAAGTTTATTAGCTATATTTTGAGAGTCTTGAGATGGTTTATTAGAGACTCTGCACCAGTCCTCATCGTTGGGGATATCATGCCACCAAGGGTATCTTGCTATCTTAAAGCTGTTTGAAATTAAGCCAGCCATAAATGAAAATCCGCTAGGGCTTAAAACAAGTATGTCACTAAATACCTTATCATTCATCGTCTCATACTGATCGTAATTGATAAATAGATTCGTATTCTTGAAACATAATAAAGATGAGAAGTCTTTTTCGTTACCTTGAGAGTAGATATTAAAGGTCATATCATAAGCTGGAAGAGAGTTTATGATGACTTCCAATAGCTCTGAGAAGAATGTTAATTCTAGATAACGTTCCTTCCAATTTTTGTGATGCTTTTGGCGCATTAATTCTATATCGCCTCTTCTTATGTGAACTGCAACTGTAAGCATTCTTTTATTACCATACTTCATCTCTAATAAAATTTTAGACGGTGAATGCGAGCTAAAGTAGCAGAGTTTTAGCTCATTCAAAAAGAGATGATGTTGATATAAATTTTGTCCATCTGCCAAAACAAATAGAGTTGGATATTTGGGTTTGTAGGAACTAATAATATTTTTGATTCCGACACATGGATCTGTTGTTCTATAATTAAACTCAGGTAACCTAACAATCCTAATGCTAGGTATTTTTAGTACTTCTTTAAGAGAAATATTATTACCTTCAAGAGCAAGAAATTTATTCCATCCAGAAGGTAAGGATATATGGACAAATTGAAGTCCACAAATTCTAGCAATAATTCGACCCGTATTCCATTCCGAAAAAGCATGACCTATCCCAGTTGTTGGATGAGGGATTGCAGTTAAAAAGCAAGGATAAATCTTGTCTGTCGGATTGAGTGCTTCCCTACTCAGATTGCTAACACTTCTTTTGGAAAGATGTTTATCTAATTTTTTAAAAAATGGTAAGTAAAAAATTACTTTCCCCTTAATCATTCTGACTCGACGAAAGTTGTCAATTTTAAACAATACTTCAATATATCTTTCTACTTTATTAGAAAGAAAACTTAAAAATGAAGTCATAAGTCTTCTCCTTAAACTGCTGTCAACACTGGCAAACATCAAGCAATTTCAGCATTTGATGCTATTATCAATACTATTTATCTACCTTCTCTCTGAGCGCTAAATTATTTTTACTGGGAATATAACTGGAAAAATTAAGTATCCCTCTAAAAGGGTATAAAACAATCAGAATTAACCAAAAAGGAAGTAAAAGAAAGGTATCTTTTTTAAGAAAATTTTTAGCTAAAACTAGATTATCCAAGTCTTTATGCTTATAATTTAGCAAAAGATAATATATGTTAACTATGTATGAGTAAACATAATAGATAAATCGTTCGATAGTTAGGCGTAACCAACCAGATTGAGAAAACTCAATTTCCCGATGCTTGAGATGCATCTCTTTTATCATCGAACTGATCTTCCAGGTATTATCATCAAACTGTCGAGTTTCTAAATAGCTTCGGACAACAGGTTTTGCAACATAAAATGCATCCCAATCATGGAGAAGCGACATCCACATATCAACGTCGGCATAAAAGCCATATATTGAGTTAAACATTCCCAATTTTTCAAATAGTGATTTTCGGCCTATCGCAATACCAAATACGGGTGAATCAAATCCCCAACGACGAAAAAATATCTGACGTAGTAGATATTTACCTGATACTACTCCTTCAAATGGCTCTTTACATATGCGGACAATTTTTTCAGTGTCATTAATGGTTGTATGTTGATAAAAAGCAAATGCTACATTGGGATATTTGTCTAATGCCTCGTACCATAGAGCAAACAGTTCTGGCTCGTACCTATCAGCATCATGTAAAATAGCAACATATTCATATTTTGCTATTCTGATACCTTCGTTAAGATTGTGAGGCATTCTTAAATTGCGATCGCGTCTAACATAATGAATCCGATTATCTTTGGCAGAAAATTCTTCACAAATTTCTTTTGTATGATCTGGTGAGCAATCATCACAAATAATAAGTTCAAAATCTGCAAAAGATTGATTCAGAATATCTTGTATTGCTAATCTCAGTCTTTCTGCACGATTATATGTAACAAGAACAGCACTAATCATATTAGAATACTTAAAAACAGTAGAAGCATATTTAATCCTGAGTGCACCATTGTAAAATAGTCTTCAATCTAGCAGTATAAGTGTTTGATTCTTTAACTAGAAACTGGATGCCTAGTTTCCTCATTTGCTCTCTTTCTATTGGATGATCCAAGAGCCACTTACATTTATTTGCTAGGTCTTCAGCTGAAGAGAAGAATCCATATTCGGGATAGCCGGACAAAATTTTCCGATGTTCCGAGGTATCCTCGTAAATACCACATCCACCACAGGCAGCTATTTCAAATGTTCTCATAGTTGACTCATCTTTATTACGTTTTCTAACAATACCCAGGGTTAGCCTTGAGCAATAGGTTGCGAGACGAAATTTATCGCTTAGGACTATTGGATTCACTGCCCAATTTTTTAGAGGTATTCCCTCCCATAAGCCTCCATAAATTTTCAGCTTCCAATTTTTCAAGAGTGTAAGAGCATTTAGATAAATAAGTCTTTCAGAGTCTCCAGTACCAATGAATGCAACATCAGCATCAAAGAACTCTTTCTGTTCGGAAGTTACTTCTTCTGGCGGGTAGTGTATATAAGGATCAAAGCCAAATGGCAAAAATTTTACGCAATTAACACCATGTTGATTTAACTGTAGTAATATTTGTGACTTAGTGCTAGCAACTAAATCATAACTTTTGAGATTTTCAATATATGTACGACTGTAATGAAATCGGTTCCACGGATAGTCAGTCAAATAATTAACGGTTTTAGCATTAACTGCTTTACATATATTAAATACATCTTTACTAAGAGGAAATACTCCCACTACAAGCACTATATCTGGTTTCTGTTTTTGAATTAGATGTACGACTTTACGATTTAGCTGCATCCATTCAAGCGGGCGTTTCCCTAAAACTTTAAAAATAAGCCTTCCCCATAATGATTTCATAGAGGGGGCATAACTAAGCCAATGATTATCTACTGTCTCCACACAGCAGTTAAGATTATTAGCTGCTCGAAGTAATATTTCCCCAATTTGTCCAGGACTTGAAGTATTACCAATAAGAAGTAGTTGTGTACTCACTTAGATGCCTCAATACAAAGGGATTCTTCCAGCCGATCTCGAACTTTATATAAATCTGGATTTATATCTTTGTTAAAATCCAATCTGTCAACCTTTGTAAATCCAATTTCTAAGAGTAAATCTCTTAAACTCCAATAGTCATAAATATAGTAGTGGTTTTGTCCTTTTCTACTATCAACTAAATATGCACCTGCTACCTCAAATAAAAAGCGATCATGAGCAACTTTTTCTGCCGAACTAACTGTCTCTAGATAATATTTTGCATGAAATACAAGATCGGGAACAACAATTCTTAACT from Nostoc sp. UHCC 0926 includes these protein-coding regions:
- a CDS encoding FkbM family methyltransferase, whose amino-acid sequence is MSLIKRRLAEFINQLGYEISRKPSFKVVGEIQDAFNEQKRICQILAKDVKVVFDVGANIGQSAAKYRSLFSLATVYSFEPSKSCYNEIVTLAKKDSMIIPFNIALDCELRSSDFYDTGGQTASLLAPSDQVSYFYPETYFEVKRVINVPINTIDNICTVHNVFNIDILKMDTQGTEDKVLIGAENMLKGAHIDLIYTEVSFTEIYNDQVIFYELCGLLSQYGYYLFNLYDFVRGSNGVIVGTDALFLRKELYELVIRTNIGDE
- a CDS encoding FkbM family methyltransferase; this encodes MQIVKVLKPLVDRFPSLAQMYRISRDRQFLSETPKDTPMGFKFSGDPVMQQGLFETREWNVAVKCLEKVDVFINIGANIGYYCCLALKLGKYVFAFEPIDLNVQYLTKNISANKWDESIEIFPLALSNKVGLVDIYGGAKGASLVKGWMGIPEHYVRTIPTTTLDNILCDRLSGKQCFVLIDVEGAEKNVLEGATKHLLLKPKPIWMVEIATKEHQPQSIKINPNLIATFDFFWKTGYECFTADGLFRRISKHEVVEVSETGYDNWSVHNFLFMDESIANQIRNTL
- a CDS encoding glycosyltransferase family 2 protein, translated to MISAVLVTYNRAERLRLAIQDILNQSFADFELIICDDCSPDHTKEICEEFSAKDNRIHYVRRDRNLRMPHNLNEGIRIAKYEYVAILHDADRYEPELFALWYEALDKYPNVAFAFYQHTTINDTEKIVRICKEPFEGVVSGKYLLRQIFFRRWGFDSPVFGIAIGRKSLFEKLGMFNSIYGFYADVDMWMSLLHDWDAFYVAKPVVRSYLETRQFDDNTWKISSMIKEMHLKHREIEFSQSGWLRLTIERFIYYVYSYIVNIYYLLLNYKHKDLDNLVLAKNFLKKDTFLLLPFWLILIVLYPFRGILNFSSYIPSKNNLALREKVDK
- a CDS encoding CgeB family protein; this encodes MSTQLLLIGNTSSPGQIGEILLRAANNLNCCVETVDNHWLSYAPSMKSLWGRLIFKVLGKRPLEWMQLNRKVVHLIQKQKPDIVLVVGVFPLSKDVFNICKAVNAKTVNYLTDYPWNRFHYSRTYIENLKSYDLVASTKSQILLQLNQHGVNCVKFLPFGFDPYIHYPPEEVTSEQKEFFDADVAFIGTGDSERLIYLNALTLLKNWKLKIYGGLWEGIPLKNWAVNPIVLSDKFRLATYCSRLTLGIVRKRNKDESTMRTFEIAACGGCGIYEDTSEHRKILSGYPEYGFFSSAEDLANKCKWLLDHPIEREQMRKLGIQFLVKESNTYTARLKTILQWCTQD